Proteins from one Ignavibacteriales bacterium genomic window:
- a CDS encoding P-II family nitrogen regulator, with amino-acid sequence MKKIEAIIRPFKLDEVKEALLEEGVRGMTITEVRGYGRQKGHKETYRGSEYQIEFVPKIKIEVIVDDDSAEKTVEAILRTAKTGQVGDGKIFISDISDVIRIRTDESGSSAL; translated from the coding sequence ATGAAAAAAATCGAAGCAATCATTCGTCCTTTTAAATTGGATGAAGTAAAGGAAGCTCTGCTTGAAGAAGGTGTTCGCGGGATGACGATTACTGAAGTTCGCGGATATGGGAGACAAAAAGGGCATAAAGAAACTTACCGTGGAAGCGAATATCAAATTGAATTCGTACCGAAAATAAAAATTGAAGTTATTGTTGATGATGATTCGGCTGAAAAAACTGTTGAAGCAATTTTGCGAACTGCAAAAACCGGCCAAGTTGGCGATGGTAAAATTTTTATTTCCGATATATCGGATGTAATTAGAATACGAACGGATGAATCCGGTTCATCTGCTCTTTAA
- a CDS encoding multidrug efflux SMR transporter: MSWIWIFIASLFEISWAVGLKYSQGFTQLKATIFTVITMILSYVFLSLGVKNLPIGTAYAVWTGIGAIGTAIYGIIYFNEPKDLIRVFFIFLIVVGIIGLRLTYKTN, from the coding sequence ATGTCTTGGATCTGGATCTTTATTGCATCGCTGTTTGAAATCTCCTGGGCTGTCGGTCTAAAATACTCGCAAGGTTTTACTCAATTAAAAGCTACAATTTTTACAGTTATTACTATGATACTAAGCTACGTTTTTCTTTCACTTGGTGTAAAAAATCTTCCTATAGGAACTGCTTATGCTGTCTGGACCGGTATAGGTGCAATCGGAACAGCCATTTACGGAATTATTTATTTTAACGAACCGAAAGATTTAATTCGTGTTTTTTTTATTTTCTTAATCGTTGTTGGAATTATCGGTCTGCGACTTACATACAAAACCAATTGA
- a CDS encoding FAD binding domain-containing protein, with amino-acid sequence MIKFILNDLNITTDLPPTTVLLDFIRKEKMLTGTKEGCREGDCGACTILLGELVKGTVKHKSVNSCLMPLGDANGKHVVTVEGINQKDLSPVQAAMVDDGGTQCGFCTPGFVVSMTGYFLNNSNLNPDDAIESLGGNICRCTGYAGIKRAASDSISIFENGRSDDRNHIENLIALKFIPNYFQDIKKRLEKISVDNKSIDKNSNIVISGGTDLYVQRWESLVRSKGSLISQYKKLTGISQTGKQINIGSATTIEELKSSKLFQKYFPQWNSYLSLFGSLSIRNRATIGGNIVNASPIGDMVNIFLALNSTVHLNDGKKKRSILLKNFYKGYKSLEKKKNEIVEKLSFQIPSKNSFFNFEKISKRTYLDIASVNSSIYIELKLGKITTIHISVGGVAPIPLYLNNTCNYLRNKSIDTETIKKAAAISASEILPISDARGSAEYKRLLLHQLFCAHFIKLFPQLVDSEKLL; translated from the coding sequence ATGATCAAATTTATTCTTAATGATCTTAATATTACTACTGATCTTCCCCCCACAACAGTTCTTCTCGATTTTATAAGAAAAGAAAAAATGTTAACGGGAACGAAAGAAGGATGCCGGGAAGGTGATTGCGGCGCGTGTACAATTCTTCTTGGTGAATTAGTTAAAGGAACTGTCAAACACAAATCTGTTAATTCATGCTTGATGCCGTTAGGGGATGCCAATGGTAAACATGTTGTAACTGTTGAAGGAATTAATCAGAAAGATCTTTCACCAGTTCAAGCGGCGATGGTTGATGACGGCGGAACACAATGCGGGTTTTGTACTCCGGGCTTTGTTGTTTCTATGACCGGATATTTTTTGAACAACTCTAATCTTAATCCCGATGATGCAATAGAATCACTTGGTGGAAATATTTGCCGATGTACCGGTTACGCTGGGATTAAGCGTGCGGCCTCCGATTCAATTTCTATATTTGAAAATGGAAGATCAGATGACAGAAATCATATTGAAAACTTGATTGCATTAAAATTTATTCCTAATTATTTCCAGGATATAAAAAAACGCCTTGAGAAAATTTCTGTAGATAATAAATCAATTGATAAAAATTCAAATATTGTTATTTCAGGCGGAACAGATCTTTATGTTCAGAGGTGGGAAAGTTTAGTCCGCAGTAAAGGTAGTTTAATATCACAGTATAAAAAGCTTACCGGAATTTCTCAAACAGGGAAACAAATTAATATTGGTTCGGCAACAACTATCGAAGAGTTAAAATCATCAAAACTATTTCAAAAATATTTTCCTCAATGGAACAGCTATTTAAGTCTCTTCGGCTCTCTCTCGATTCGTAATCGAGCAACAATCGGCGGAAATATTGTTAATGCATCTCCAATAGGTGATATGGTCAATATTTTTCTTGCACTCAACTCAACTGTTCACTTGAATGATGGAAAGAAGAAAAGATCAATTCTTCTTAAAAATTTTTACAAAGGTTATAAATCATTAGAAAAGAAAAAAAATGAAATTGTTGAAAAATTATCTTTTCAGATTCCTTCAAAGAATTCATTCTTTAATTTCGAAAAAATTTCTAAACGAACTTATCTTGATATTGCAAGCGTAAATTCATCAATCTATATAGAATTAAAACTCGGAAAAATAACAACGATTCATATTTCAGTAGGAGGAGTAGCCCCAATTCCGTTATATCTTAACAATACTTGTAACTATTTAAGAAACAAATCGATTGATACTGAAACAATAAAAAAGGCTGCAGCAATTTCTGCAAGCGAAATTTTGCCAATCAGTGATGCACGTGGTTCTGCTGAGTATAAAAGATTATTGCTGCATCAATTATTTTGCGCACATTTTATTAAATTATTTCCGCAACTCGTGGATTCGGAGAAATTGCTTTGA
- a CDS encoding GerMN domain-containing protein has protein sequence MKKRKLILFISIIILSIFIISCNGNGPKEISVNIYLVAYQGSNLNGKKIGCNDILVPITKNVLVENNEVESALNELLITKDSEELKNFVKGPSLLVYQVTIADGIADVYLKGDFHMSAVCDIPRIKEQLYETTKQFSDIKEVKIYINDKTLESYLTVAQEGFK, from the coding sequence ATGAAAAAAAGAAAATTAATATTATTTATATCAATAATAATTCTTTCCATATTTATTATTAGTTGTAATGGCAACGGACCAAAGGAAATATCTGTTAATATTTACTTGGTCGCTTATCAAGGATCTAATTTAAACGGGAAGAAAATCGGGTGTAATGACATTTTGGTTCCAATTACTAAAAATGTTTTAGTAGAGAATAACGAGGTAGAATCTGCACTTAATGAGCTGTTAATAACTAAAGATTCGGAAGAATTAAAAAATTTCGTTAAAGGTCCTTCATTACTAGTATATCAAGTAACTATAGCAGATGGAATAGCAGATGTTTATTTAAAAGGGGATTTCCATATGTCCGCTGTTTGCGATATACCACGCATTAAAGAACAACTTTATGAAACTACAAAACAGTTCTCAGACATAAAAGAAGTAAAAATTTATATTAACGATAAAACTTTAGAATCATATCTCACTGTTGCACAAGAAGGATTTAAATAA
- a CDS encoding MFS transporter, which translates to MSQFFYRAGTRSLIPFLPLFIHDIGKTTPEYTAIWSGWIFAAPFIVSFFTTPFWGSFGDKYGRKLMTILAVFGFAAAQFLMGFSTNLTQLILFASLQEVMGGFYPAAVSLTASNTPKEKTAQALGILQFANGSGNVVGPILGGVLADLVGLREVFFLIAITVGLSGFLIVFFIDEKKFTREDHNYYFLTKNWRYVLENKKLIICMLFLLIYSLAVTVVRPTFSLFIKSMNFTLNNSSTVTGILLGIFGGTSALASALVGKLAVKRKIYSILLFASIVVTSTYFLLSFVSSASFLIIVLAVGGFGLGLIQPLVFTLVSHNTDNNRKAGVFGVGSSFQVIGNLFGSVSAGYIVSEFGLRFPFVAAGVLFLLVIFIALFGLKKNL; encoded by the coding sequence ATAAGTCAATTTTTTTACCGTGCAGGAACACGAAGCTTGATTCCTTTTCTTCCTCTTTTTATTCATGATATTGGCAAGACCACACCCGAATATACTGCAATATGGAGCGGGTGGATATTTGCAGCTCCATTTATTGTTTCATTTTTCACAACTCCTTTTTGGGGAAGCTTCGGCGATAAATACGGCAGAAAATTAATGACAATTCTTGCTGTGTTTGGTTTTGCTGCCGCTCAGTTTTTGATGGGATTCTCTACAAACTTGACTCAACTTATTTTATTTGCTTCGCTTCAAGAAGTTATGGGCGGATTTTATCCCGCAGCTGTTTCGTTAACAGCGTCCAACACTCCAAAAGAAAAAACAGCGCAAGCTCTCGGTATACTGCAATTTGCAAACGGCTCAGGAAATGTTGTGGGACCAATTTTAGGAGGCGTACTTGCAGATCTGGTTGGTCTTAGAGAAGTATTCTTTTTAATTGCAATAACAGTCGGGCTATCCGGATTTTTGATTGTTTTCTTTATAGATGAAAAAAAATTCACACGTGAAGACCATAATTATTACTTCCTCACAAAAAATTGGCGGTATGTCTTAGAGAATAAAAAATTAATTATATGTATGTTGTTTCTACTGATATATTCTTTAGCCGTCACGGTTGTTCGTCCTACATTCTCGCTGTTCATCAAATCAATGAATTTTACATTGAACAATTCTTCCACAGTAACGGGGATTTTGCTAGGTATTTTCGGCGGCACCTCTGCATTGGCTTCTGCTTTAGTTGGCAAATTAGCAGTTAAAAGAAAAATTTATTCGATACTTTTATTTGCCTCAATAGTTGTAACTTCAACATACTTCTTGCTTTCATTTGTGAGCTCTGCTTCTTTTTTAATAATAGTATTGGCTGTTGGTGGATTTGGATTAGGATTAATTCAACCATTGGTATTTACTTTAGTAAGTCATAATACAGATAATAACCGAAAAGCAGGTGTGTTTGGCGTAGGATCAAGTTTTCAGGTAATTGGAAATCTTTTCGGTTCTGTATCAGCCGGATATATTGTTTCTGAATTTGGATTGCGTTTTCCATTTGTTGCAGCCGGGGTACTGTTTTTATTGGTAATTTTTATTGCTTTATTTGGATTAAAGAAAAACTTGTAA
- a CDS encoding RNA methyltransferase, giving the protein MKKLSHEEISKNRSTLSTLHTVTKLPIYVVLNSIRSSYNVGSIFRTSDGAMIEKLFLCGYTPHPPKKEVLKTALGSQDSVSWEYIHDPKDVIQKLKANGIKICALELTESSIPTFKIKKEDFPLALIIGNEITGVSQELLDMCDMSIEIPQYGIKQSLNVAVAYGIAVFDLRRILDS; this is encoded by the coding sequence ATGAAAAAACTTTCCCACGAAGAAATTTCTAAGAACAGAAGCACTTTATCTACATTACACACTGTAACTAAACTTCCAATTTATGTTGTGCTTAACAGCATCCGCAGCAGCTATAATGTAGGATCAATATTCCGCACATCAGACGGTGCTATGATCGAAAAACTTTTTCTCTGCGGATATACACCTCATCCTCCCAAGAAAGAAGTCCTGAAGACAGCACTTGGTTCACAAGATAGTGTTAGTTGGGAATATATCCATGATCCAAAAGACGTTATTCAAAAATTGAAAGCAAATGGAATTAAGATCTGTGCGCTCGAACTTACAGAATCTAGTATCCCAACTTTTAAGATTAAGAAAGAAGATTTCCCTTTGGCATTAATAATCGGAAATGAAATCACAGGAGTTTCACAAGAGTTATTGGATATGTGTGATATGTCAATTGAAATTCCGCAATACGGAATTAAACAATCATTAAATGTTGCAGTAGCTTACGGGATTGCTGTTTTTGATTTAAGAAGGATTTTGGATTCGTAG